The Mesoplasma sp. JKS002658 genome segment CTAAAAAGAAAATGGTAAAATATAGTACTTACAAAAGGAGAGGAGAGAAAAAATGAAAAACTTACTTTCTCTATTAGCGGCATTAGGCTTAACTGCCACTGCTGCCACTACAGTGATTGCTTGTGGC includes the following:
- a CDS encoding lipoprotein, with protein sequence MKNLLSLLAALGLTATAATTVIACG